A single Lolium perenne isolate Kyuss_39 chromosome 6, Kyuss_2.0, whole genome shotgun sequence DNA region contains:
- the LOC127310388 gene encoding uncharacterized protein produces the protein MKQYDTNDKRHIYSMLLARNGENARLKKGVLDSVARDAKCNRRCVQRIWKEAKTGGSINAIKSKRKLKCGVKKKMLDIEALEAIPPRERTTIRQVAGHLNMSKTTVHQRLKEKQIRRITSELKPSLTEPNKKARVLYALGNLEPSSLVDDPTFKGSFNIIHLDEKTFYRTRKTQNMYLSHREEAPRRECKHKNHIQQIMFLSAMARPRYDAHGNCTFDGKIGVWAFVGWVQAKKKSPYREKGTWEVKPSPSVDREKSREYIVNYVLPAIKEKWPEKDRWSTVYIQQDNARTHIKADDPIFAFEAARGGWDIRLVNQPPNSPDCNILDLGWFASIQSMFHRKMPKTLPEIIQKVQESVDEYPHQKLNIIWLSHQACMREIIKHKGGQHYPLPHLKKKTLEREGKLPVRLKVDKDYVEASLVV, from the exons ATGAAGCAATATGATACAAATGACAAGCGTCACATATACTCAATGCTCCTTGCACGAAATGGTGAGAATGCTAGGTTGAAGAAAGGAGTATTGGATTCAGTGGCTCGTGATGCTAAGTGCAATAGAAGGTGTGTGCAAAGGATATGGAAAGAGGCGAAGACAGGAGGTTCGATCAATGCTATCAAGAGCAAGCGAAAGCTAAAATGTGGGGTGAAGAAGAAAATGTTGGATATAGAGGCTTTGGAAGCCATTCCTCCTCGCGAGAGAACCACAATTCGACAGGTTGCTGGACACCTAAATATGTCCAAAACCACCGTTCACCAAAG GTTAAAGGAGAAACAAATTAGACGAATCACAAGTGAATTGAAACCTTCATTGACGGAACCCAACAAGAAGGCACGTGTGCTTTAtgcacttggtaatttggagccATCTTCCTTAGTGGACGATCCCACCTTCAAGGGAAGTTTCAATATCATTCATTTAGATGAAAAAACTTTCTATCGCACTAGGAAGACTCAAAATATGTATTTGAGCCATAGAGAGGAAGCACCGCGAAGAGAATGCAAACATAAAAATCATATCCAACAGATCATGTTCCTATCCGCAATGGCTAGGCCTAGGTATGATGCTCACGGAAATTGTACTTTTGACGGAAAGATAGGTGTGTGGGCGTTTGTGGGTTGGGTTCAAGCTAAAAAAAAGAGCCCTTATAG GGAGAAAGGAACATGGGAGGTCAAGCCTTCACCTTCGGTGGATAGGGAGAAGAGTAGAGAGTACATAGTAAATTATGTACTGCCGGCTATAAAGGAGAAGTGGCCTGAGAAAGATAGATGGAGTACGGTATACATCCAACAGGACAATGCAAGGACTCACATTAAAGCAGATGATCCTATTTTCGCATTCGAGGCAGCAAGGGGTGGTTGGGATATTAGACTTGTAAATCAACCACCTAATTCACCCGACTGCAACATTCTTGATCTTGGGTGGTTTGCATCCATTCAGTCTATGTTTCATAGAAAAATGCCCAAGACACTTCCTGAGATTATTCAAAAG GTACAAGAAAGCGTAGATGAGTATCCACATCAGAAGCTAAACATAATTTGGCTAAGTCATCAAGCTTGCATGAGGGAAATAATTAAACACAAGGGAGGGCAGCACTATCCTTTGCCTCACTTGAAGAAAAAAACCCTTGAGAGAGAGGGTAAACTTCCGGTTCGTTTGAAGGTCGACAAGGACTATGTTGAAGCCTCCTTAGTGGTTTAG